GGAGAGACTTTGCTAGAGGTTCTGCCAAAGGAATTACCATAGGCATTGCCAGAGGCAATACCAGAGACCGGGGGAAAGCCATTACCAGAGGCACTGCCAAAGCCATCGGGGAAGGCTCGACCAAAGACTCTGCCAGAGGCAATGGCAGAGGCTGTACCGGAGGCATTGCCCGAGGCTCTGCCAAAGGCTTTGGGAAAGGTACTGCCAAAGGTATGGGCAGAGCATCCCCCAGACCGGCCCTCGGGTGGTCAATCAGCGATTCTGCGAAAGTCCCTTGCACATTTCGGCTTTCTCAAGCGTATCTATGTATGAGACGGAAGGAAGGGATCAAGGGATTGAGGGATCGAGAGATCGAGTGGCGGGCACCGGATAAGCCAGAAGTCAGAAACCAGAGACCAGAATGCAGAAGTGGAAGAGGAAACGGATCGAGGGAGAGAGTAGCAGGCACCCGACAAATCAGAAGTCAGAAACCAGAAACTAGAATTCAGAATTGCGGGTGGAGCTGCAAGACGTCTGACCGCAGCAGTCCAGGACCTTGGCGCTCTTGGCGGTTTCTCTTGGCCCTACTTGTGCTTGAGCTTGCAGCTTGGGCTGAAACCGGCTAGATTGAGCCGTGTTCGGTAGGTTTCTGTTCCGTTGGCGTGGCGTCATCGGATTCGTCGCGTTCGGCGTCGTGTTCTGGCTGGCAAGGCCGACGACGAAGTCCTGCCTGCTCGGGCTCCCTGTGGTCCTCGTTGGTCTTGCGACTCGGTTCTGGGCGTCAGGCTACATCGGAATCGAGGGACGGGTGAGGGAGATTGGCGGACAGACGGAGGAGAGAGGAGTGAGGAGGGAGGATGGAGGAACGCCGCGCAGAAGGATCGTGGCCGGACCCTATCGAATCCTCAGGCATCCGTTGTACATCGGGAACTTCATGTTGGTGGCAGGAATGCTTCTCGCGCTGCGGCCGGCGGTGTGGATGGGAGCGGTTGTGCTCGCTGGGTTCTTGGTGGAGTACTCGCTGATAGTCGGGGCAGAGGAGAGGTATCTGGCAGACAGGATAGTTCAGAATCCAGAAGTCAGAAACCAGAATGCAGAATTCCAGATAGTGGTCAGCGGTAGGCGGGAAGCGGAAAGCGAGTCGTTTCTCCTGAGCCGTGCACTGGTTGAGTGGCGGACGTGGGTGGTGACGGGAGTAGGGTATGGCCTTGCGTTGGTGAAGGCCTTGTTGGTTAGGAGTTAGCAGGTAGCAGTCAGGAGTTGGGACTGCTAACTTACTGACTCTTAACTGCTAACTGAGCCTCAGCGGCGCGGCAGGATGTCGAACTCCGCCGTCACTGAGGCATGGTCGGACGGGCTGTTCGTATTGGCTATGTCTCGCACGCGACTGGTGAGCAGGTATGGGCCGGGTTTGAGGTCCATGGTGTGGACCCGTTCGACCGCGACGCCGGTTGGGCCGATTCCGTTCACGAAGCGTCGTGACACCGGCAGCACCGCCTTCTCGCGCGTTTCCCGCTGGACCAGTTCGTAGTTAACCTCGGCGCTGTGGTTTCCGGCCGAGTCCTGGTCGAGGTGGTATATCTCATAGAGGACGTAGAATGACTGGCCGCTGCGTACGCGCGGTACGACGAGCGGAACCGCACGCGACCAGTAGAGGCGACTGAATTGCGGGCTCTGAGTAGTGGAATCAACCAGCGAGTAGAACAGGACGTCGGAGGCGGGCTGATCCCGGCGCGCATACTCAATCAGGTTCAGGTTCTGAGTGCGTCGCGACGCTGTCCGGCTTTCGTTTGCGACGGCTGTGACGGTCACTGTATAGACGTCCGCGGGCAGCCTGAAGACCTCGCGGCCCACTGCAAAGTCGACTGCGGCCGTGTCCAGCGGAGTCCTACAGGTTACCCAGTAGGATTTGTGCACGCGCGTCCCCTTGGACTGCGGGGTGATGTCGATTGCCATGTTGATGAGGGGCTGGGTGTCGGACGGGAAAGCAGTCGCGATTGTACGCACGGGAATGCCGAACGCGAGTTCGACTTCAACCGTGTCCGCGTTCTGTGCGAGCCGGCCGAGTGAAAGCTCAAGGCCGAGCGGTTTGGCGTCGTCCCTGAACGATGGGGCGTTCCGCTCGATGTCTACCGCTTCGAGGGCCGGCATCACCGTTCGGGGACCGTAGCGGCTTTCGCCGACTTCCTTGAACGCCGTGCCGGTCCGCACGAAGTCGAACTGACGGCCGAGGGAATCGTAGGACCAGATTTCCGCCGGGTTGACGAATGTCCGGGTCGTCTCAGTCTGAGCGGCCCTGGGTTCGTATTGTTCGCGGTGGGCAGGGCCGTACCGGATGTACGTCAGGACGCGGTCGTCGTTCAGCAGGTCGGTCGTCCCGAAGTACATACGGGCCTCGATCGCGCGCTGACGGTAGAAGGCAGAAGGTGAAAGGAGGATGGAGGAATGAAGAGTGAGGACGGAAGTAGGAGGAGAGCCAGGCAAGGGAGGCGGATTGCGCCAGAACCAGTCGAGGTAGTTCGCCCTGTCTTGCGGACTGCCTGCCGACGCATAGTGCTGCGCCGCGCCGGGCGCCAGCGCCGCGAGGACGAGGTAGTTCAGCTTGTCATCGTCGGACAGGGCGTCGGCCGGTGACAGCAGCCGGACCTGGGAGCAGCTGAGGACAACGAAAGTGCAGAATGCAGAAGTCAGAATCCAGAATGCAGAATGCGGACTGCTGCCGGCCGGAGTCGACATCGGGAACCGTTCAGTCCTTGAGCATCGGCAGGTGCACGCCTTTGGCGCGGGCGACGGCCTGCGCGTCTTCGTAGCCGGCGTCGGCGTGGCGGGCGACGCCGGTGCCGGGGTCGTTCAGGAGCACGCGCTTGAGTCTTTCGTCCATTTCCGGCGTGCCGTCGCAGACGATGACCTGACCGGCGTGGATTGAGTAGCCGATGCCAACGCCGCCGCCGTGGTGGATGGAGACCCAGGACGCACCCGAGGCTACGTTCAGCATCGCATTGAGCAGTGGCCAGTCGGCAATTGCGTCAGAGCCGTCCTTCATCGCCTCGGTTTCGCGGTTCGGTGACGCGACCGAACCGGTGTCGAGGTGGTCGCGACCGATGACTATCGGCGCGCTGATTCGGCCCTCGCGAACAGCCAGGTTGAAGGCGAGTCCCGCCCTGTCGCGTTCGCCATACCCGAGCCAGCAGATACGACTGGGCAGGCCCTGGAATGGTATCTCGGCGCCGGCCCTTCTTATCCAGTTTACCAGTGCCGCATTGTCCGGGAAGAGGTCGCAGACAATCCGGTCGGTTTCCGCGATGTCCCTGGGGTCGCCGGAGAGCGCTGCCCAGCGGAACGGACCTTTGCCTTCGCAGAACAGCGGACGGATGTAGGCCGGGACGAAGCCGGGGTATTTCCACGCGGATAGGGTTCTAGGGGTCAAGGGGTCAAGGGGTCCAGTGGAGGAGGCGCGGATTTCGGATTCGGGGAGGAAGCCGCCTTCGACCGCTTTGCCGCGCAGGTTGTTGCCGTAGTCGAAGGTGACTGCTCCCATTGACTGGAGCTGGAGCATCAAGCGGACATGGTCGGCCATGGTGCGGTAGGATGCCTGTTTGTATGAGGCCGCGTCTGTCTTGCGCAACTCTACAGCCTTCTCGAACGGCATGCCGTTGGGCACGTAGCCGTTCAGTTCGTCGTGGGCCGAGGTCTGGTCGGTGAGCAGGTCAGGGACCACCTTGCGCTCGACCAGACGGGAGAGGAGGTCAACGATGTTGCCGGTCCAGGCGATGCTCAATGCCTGTTTGCGGGTCCGGGCGTCAAGGGCGCGGTCAATCGCCTTGTCGAGGTCGGCGGTGTTCTGGTCGAGATAGCGGGGCTTCTTGCTGGCCAGTCGCCGAGCAACACGCGACGGGTCCACCTCGGCTCCGAGGTAGGTGGCGTTGGCCATGGTGGCGGCCAGCGGCTGCGCTCCGCTCATGCCGCCGAGCCCGCCGGATACGACCAGGCGGCCGGCGAGGTCAGACGTGCCGAAGTGCTTGCGGCCTGCCGCTACGAATGTCTCGTGCGTGCCCTGCAGGATGCCCTGTGTACCGATGTATATCCAGGACCCTGCCGTCATCTGGCCGTACATGATGAGTCCCGCTGCTTCCAGTTCGTCGAAGTATGGCTTCGTGGCCCAGTGCGGAACAAGATTGGAGTTGGCAATCAGCACGCGCGGGGCATGAGGCCAGGTGCGGAAGACCGCTACCGGCTTGCCGGATTGGACCAGCAGAGTCTCGTCGTTCTCCAGTGCCTTGAGTGAACGGACGATAGCGTGGAAGCAGTCCCAGTTGCGGGCGGCCCTGCCGGTGCCGCCGTACACGATGAGCTGCTCCGGCTTCTCGGCGACCTCAGGGTCGAGATTGTTCATCAGCATTCGCAGGGCGGCTTCCTGGTGCCAGCCCTTGCAGTTGAGGGACGTGCCCCGCGGGGCTCTGACCGGCGCGTAGTCTGTGTTGTTCATCGCGTTGATACTCCTGGGTCAGATTATCCGCAGTCACGCCAATGTCAATCACCCGTTGATGATCAAGCGTTCCCCGAAAGGGATCGCGGTTGTCCAGGCCCGAACGTCGGGTCTATGTTGAGTCGAAGTCCGAGTGACGAAGCTCGAAGTCCGATTGAATCCCGAACAAAGAAGAATGGCCAATTCGGGTTTCGGACTTTGCCCGTACTCAATCGTCATTCGAGTTTCGGATTTCGAGTTTTCCCCGCACTCAATCTCTGATTCAGCGCAGGTTCGGTCGCTTGACTTTCTGAAGCGTACGCCTACACTTAACGCCGATGTGGTTCATCCCGCTCCTGCTCGCGCTCGCTCTCCCGGTTGAAGGGGAATTGAAGGTGAGGCTGGAGCAGTCTGTCTACCCGACTGACGACTCGACGACGATGCTTGAGATATCTTACGAGATTCCGAATACTTCCCTGACTTTTCTCCGGCAGGAGAGCGCATTCGTTGCCAGATATCAGGTATCCGTCCAAGTATCGGACAAGCGGCGGGACATAGTGGCCGGCGACATCTGGCAAAGCGCAGCCAGATTCAAGGAGTATGGGCCGACAGTGGATCAAGAGTCGGTCGAAGCCGGCGCAGTCAGCCTCACGATTCCCAAGTCTGCGATAGACGCACGGGTCGGCGTCAACGACCTGGAAAGCGAGCGGTCGGCATTGGCCACGTTCAGGATTGAACGACCGACCGGCGGCCTGATTGTCAGGTTCTTCCGGGCGGGCAAGCCGGCATCGGTTAGAAAGTACGGAATCGGCGACACGCTGGTGGCCGTTGCCGAGGCGGTGAACTCGCAGAGCCGGTTCGACAGTTGCAGGTTTGTGGTCAAACATGAAGGCCGTGCGGTGACCGGCGCGACGCTTCCGGCAAGGACGGGCGACGAGGGCGGACGGACCAAGGTGTCGGCGCGGTTTGAGTTCCCGATTGGTGACTCGACCAGCGTGGCGCGACTGGGTGGCGGGGACTACACACTCGAAGTCGCGAGCCTGGGTGCGGGTCAGCCGTTGAGCGCGACCACCGGGTTCCGAGTCGACGTGCCATTCTATCTTGATGATTCGGTCTACGTGGACAAGGTCAACCAGCTTGTCTATGTGGCGACTGATGCGGAGTCCAAGCACCTTCGTTCGGTCCCGCGCGGAGAACGCAGGCAGGCATGGAGCGACTTCTGGAAGAAGCGAGGGCCGTCGCCGACCAGCAAACTGGGCCTGACTGAAGAGGATTACTTCGAGCGGATTCAGTACGCGCAAGAGCACTTCGTGCACGGTGACCGGGGATATCTGAGCGACCGCGGCCATGTATACGTCCTTTATGGTCCGCCGGACCAGATTGACTCGCGGCCATTCGAGATTGACTCCCCGGCGCAGGAGGTCTGGTACTACTACCAGGCGAGCAAGCAGTTCGAGTTCGTCGACAAGTACGGTGCGGGCGAGTTCGTACTGGTGAACCGCGAGGAACTCTAAGAATGGCGAGAGGCGGCAGAGGTTTTGGAGTTCCGACCGGCGGCCGGCGTTCGGTGATCGGGGGAAGAAGATGAGTGCTTGTTTCGCGTTGCTGCTCGCTCTGACCGGGGCGGTCGATTTCGGCGCCGACTGGTCGGCATTCCGGGCCGGCGGGGATTCCAGCCGGGTCGATTTCTTTTACGCGATACCCTACGACCAGCTGCTGTACACGCAGACCGACAGTGGTCTCGTCGCGCAGTTCAGCGTGGGCCTGGATCTGAAGGGTCTGGACAACAGCTTCCACCAGTCCGGCACTGTTTTCAAGCAGGCTCGGATCAAGAGCTTCCAGGAGGCGATGTCGGCTCGGCGGAGTTTCGCGGACGGATTCAGCGTTACCACTCCGCCGGGAAAGTACCTGTTCAAGATCGCCGTCGCCGAGACGAGTTCGGCCGGACGGACTGAGGGGGCGCGCGAGGACACGATTGTGCTCAGGGGTTTCACCGGCGGGCTCGGCCTGAGTTCACTCGAGGTGGGTTCTACCGCTCTGAACGACAGTGCCACCGGAGCAATCTCGGTCTTGCCTAACCCCACGCGAAGGTTCCCGGACACCGGACTCGAGGCACTCTACGTCTACTATGAGGGGTACAACTTCAGTCCCGACAGCAATACCTATCTGGTCAAGGCGGCGATCATCCGCAACCGTGGCGGCAAGCCTGACACCGTGGTCAGGACCCAGCCTTTGACCAAGCCCAAGCACGGCGCCAATGTGGCGTACGCGCTCGGCGTGAGCGTGGCCGGCGTCGAGCCGGGAGCCTACACGTTCGGGCTGCAATTGACCGACGTGGCCACCAGACAGTCCGTGACCGGGAGCGAAGGCTTCGTGCTCGGTTCGCCGGCTGCGGAGCCGACCGCGGCCAGTTTTTCGCCTGACAGTCTGAGTCCGCTCGAACAGCAGTACTACGATTCGCTCCAGTATCTGGCTACGCCCCTCCAGGTCGCGTATTACAAGCGTCTGTCGGATGACGGCAAGCGGGCATACCTCGCGAAATTCTGGAGCGTGCGCGACCTGTCGGAACTCACCCGGCGCATAGTGACAGCGGACGGACGGTACCAGCGGCCGAAGATGGCGGGGCACAGCACCGACCGGGGACGGGTTTACGTCAAGTACGGTGAGCCGGATAAGGTCGACCAGAAAGTGATGGAGGCCGAGACGCGCCCGCGTGAGTACTGGCACTACGACGGCACCGGCTACTACTTCATATTCATTGACCTCCGCGATGACGGGAATTACCGGTTAGCCTGGACCAATGCCAAAGGTGAGCCGAAGACGGGATACGAATCCTATTTGACCGCGGACGAGATAGACCAGTACAATACCGATGAGAGCAAGTGAGTCGTCGACGATGAGTGGCCCGGGGCCGAGAGCCGTACGGCCTATGGCCGGTCGCACCACGGCGGCACCGGCACCGGAGCTGAAATCGAAGGCGCCAGGAATCTGACATGGCAGTGGTTTTGGTAGAAGTTCATCCATTCAAGTCAGAGTTGTGCGAAGTGCCGGCCGGTCTGGTCGTCCGTCCGGGGGACACGGTAGTCGTCCAGGATGAGGACGGTGAGGACGTCGGTCGGGTCATTTCGTACGAGGACTCGGACGAGAGCCGAAGCGTCATAATGCGCATGGCCAACGCTGATGACCTGAGGCGGCGACAGGAGCTCGACGGCGAGGCCGGCAAGGCGCTCGCGATTTTCTGCCGGCTTAAGCAGGAGCACGGGCTCGGGATGCGGGTCGTGGGCGCTCACTGGCGGCTCGACCGGAAGAAGATCAGTTTCTTCTTCGCGTCCGAGGAACGTTTCGACTTCCGGGCGCTGCACAAGGCGGTTTCAACCGCGCTGGACTCACGGGTGTCCATAAAGCAGATCGGCGTTCGCGACCACGCCCGGCTGCTCGGCGGACTGGGGCCATGCGGCCGGGACCTGTGCTGCCGAAGTTTCGTGCGCGAGTTGAAACCGATTGCGCTGCGGATGGCACGGCAGCAGAACCTGTTCGTCGAGCCTTCCAAGATCTCCGGCCTGTGCGGCAAGCTGCTTTGCTGCCTTGCCTTCGAGGATCAGAGCTACCAGCAGTGGTTGAAGGAAATGCCGTCCAACGGAAGCACCGTGGAGACCGGGCGCGGGTCCGGCGTCGTCACGGGGCACGATGCAATCAAGCGGCGGGTCACCGTCCGCTACGGTGACGGGTCCGAGCAGTCGGTCGCACTGGAGGAACTGGTGCCGGTTCCGACGGCGGGGCATTCAAGATGAGTCGGACTGGCAGGCGACCGGACTGGCTGGCCAAGGTGGCGGAACGGGAGCGCGTGAGCCCCGCGTTGATCGAGAAGCATTTCACCGAGGGCAAGGTCGTGGTCCTTCGTTCCAGGCACAGGGAAATCGAGCCGCTTGCCTTGGGCAAGGGCATGACCGTCAAGGTGAACGCCAACATCGGCACGTCACCGGATACGAGCGACCTCGCCAGCGAACTCGCCAAGCTGCAGGCGGCGGTCGAAGCGGGCGCGGACACGGTCATGGACTTGTCGGTCGGGGGGGACGTCGATGAGGTGCGCGCGGCGGTGATCGCCGAGTCGCCGATCCCGGTCGGCACTGTGCCGGTGTATCAGACCGCACTCGACGCCCGCCGCAAGGGCAAGTCGTTTATCGAGGCCACCGGTCGGGAAATACTCGCCGGCGTCGAGCGACACCTGAACGACGGCGTCGACTTCATCACCGTCCATTGCGGCATCAACCGCAGGAACGTCGATATCCTGAACGAGGCCGGGCGTGTCTGCGGGGTCGTCAGCCGGGGCGGGTCGATGACCATCGAGTGGATGCGGCGCAACCGGAAAGAGAACCCGCTCTACGAGTACTTCGATGAATTGCTGGCAATGGCGCGGGACCATCGAGCCGTGCTTTCCATCGGGGACGGGCTGCGGCCCGGGGCCCTGGCCGACGCTACCGACGCGGCCCAGGTGACGGAGCTTATGACTATCGGCGAATTGGTGCAGCGGGCCCGCGCGGCCGGCGTGCAGGCGATGGTCGAGGGGCCCGGTCACGTGCCGCTCGACCAGATCGAGGCAAATGTGAAGCTGGAAAAGGCGATATGCGACGAAGCGCCTTTCTACCTGCTCGGGCCGCTGGTGACCGACGTGGGCTGCGGCTACGACCACATCACCGGTGCCATCGGCGGCGCGCTGGCGGCCTGGCATGGTGCTGACTATTTGTGCTACGTCACGCCGTCCGAGCACTTGGGCCTGCCCGGAATCGAGGACGTGCGGCAGGGGGTAACAGCGTCGAGGATTGCAGCCCATGCCGCGGACGTGGCGCGACATCATCCCGGAGCGATGGAGTGGGACCTCAGGGTGTCGCGGGCAAGGGCCGCGCTTGATTGGAAAGCGATGATTGCCGGCTGCGTTGACCCGCGGCGCGCCGAGGCGGTATTCTACGCCGGTCGCTCGCGCACGGACGGCGCGTGCACGATGTGCGGTGAGTTCTGTGCGATCCGGCGGATGTCGGAGTCGACCCGAAGTCCAAAGCCCAAGGGTCGCAAAGGCGAAAGATGAAACAGAGGTCAAGCTCGTATGACAAAACTGGAAGTCCGATTGAATCCCGAATGAAGGAAAGTGGCCGATTCGGGTTTCGAGTTTGCCGCGTTCATTCGTCATTCGGATTTCGAACTTCGAGCTTATCATTTAGGAGGTCATGATTCATGGTTAAGCCCAGCTACAAACTCTACACGCCCGGGCCGGTGGACGTACCGCTCGAATACCTGAAGGAACTCTCGAGCGGCCTGGTGTATCACCGCGAGGCATCGTTCTCCGCCATACTGGAGTCGGTACGCAAGGGACTGCAGAAGATCATGCTCACGAACGGCGAGGTCCACGTGTTGACCGCGTCCGGCACCGGGGCGATGGAAGCCGCCGTCTCGAACCTGGTCAGCCCTGACGACAAGGTGCTGGTCGCGACGGCGGGGCGGTTCGGCGAACGGTGGCGCGAGATGTGTCTGAGGTTCGGTGCGTTCGTGGACGAGTTGAACCGGCCCTACGGCGAATCGATTCCGCCCGAGGAGCTGGAGCGGAGATTGGTGGCCAACGACTCGGCCCGGTGCGTCTTTACGACCCTGACCGAGACCTCGACCGGCGCGCTGCATGACGTCAAGGCGTTCGGCGACATCTGCCATCGGCTGAACCGCATACTCGTGGTCGACGCGGTCGCCGGGCTCGGCGCCGACGAACTGCGGATGGACGACTGGCACATCGATGTAGTGGTCGGCGGGAGCCAGAAGGGTCTGGCAGTACCGCCCGGGGTTTCCTTCATCGCTCTGAGCCAGCGCGCCGGCGAGCGGGTCGATCGGGCAAAGGCCCCGCGCTACTACTTCGACCTGCGCATTGCCCGGCGTTACGCTGCGAAAGGCCAGACGTCATGGACCCCGGCCATCTCGATTGTCTATGCCCTTGATCTCAGCCTCAAACGTCTGAACAAACTGGGCATGCCGAAGTACTGGAATGCGCACCGCCAGATCGGCGACATGCTGCGGGCCAAGGTTGCGGAAATGGGCCTGGGGATCTTTCCCACGCGGCCTTCAAACGCGCTCACTGTCATCAGAATGCCCGAGCGCGTGGACGGCGTGAAGGTCGTCGATATCTGTAAGAAGCGCAACAAGATACTGCTCGCGAACGGCCAGGCCGATCTGCGCGGCAAGATCGTCAGAATCGGGCACATGGGGCCGGTGACCAAGGCCGAGATGACAAAAGTGTTCGGCTGCTTCCAGCGCGCGCTGAAACAGGTCCGCGGCCGCGCCAAGTAGACTCGACTTCGTATCGGAATCCCCGCCCGGGCTTGAGCCCGGGCGGTTACTGTGATTCCTCGCCGGGGAGGCGGAAGCGTCCCATCCGGCGCAGGAAGAGGGTGACGTAGTTCAGGAACGAAACGACAACCAGCACGGTGACGACCGAGTCCACCGCTGACTTGTACTTCATCAGCGCCGGCACCTCAAGGGTGTAGAAGACGATCATCAGGGCGAAGGTGCATCCGGTGATCTTGCCGACGACGTCGGAGGAGACAAACGAACCCTTGTACCTCATGATGACGCCGCTGCCGGCCAGTATCAGCAGGTCACGCAGGATGACCGCGGCGGCAAGGAAGAACGGGAGGTTGCGGAGGAACATCAGCGTCACCAGCACCGAGCCCACCCAGACTTTGTCGACCAGGTGGTCCAGCACCCGGCCGAGGTTCGACACTTGCTTGAGCTTGCGGGCCAGGTAGCCGTCGAGCGCGTCGGTACACCAGGAGACGGTCATGATCGCCACCGCGGCAGCGTTCTGGCGCTTGAAGAGCAGGAGCAAGACAACGGGCAGCAGCACAATGCGCGACACACTGAGTATGTTGGGGACGGTAACGATCCGGGAGGCGGTCGTGTGGCCGTTCTTCCCCTGTTCGGACGGTGCGGATGAGTGGTCAGTCACGTCGTGAGCCAGCAGATTCGAGCATCTCGCGAGCGTGGGCGAGGCCGGCCTTGGTAACCGTCGTGCCGCTGGTCATGCGGGCGAGCTCTTCGACCCTTGCGTCGGCATCCAGCGCGCGGATGGACGAGGTGGTCCGGTTGCCGCGCACCGACTTGGCGACGAGCAGGTGACGTTCCGCATACTTGGCGATCTGAGGGAGATGCGTGATGCAGATAACCTGGTGGGTCTTCGCCAACCGGGCAAGGCGCCTGCCCACGGACTCCGCGACCTTGCCGCCGATGCCGACGTCGATCTCGTCGAACACGAGTGTCGGCACAGGGTCCGCCTGGGACAGTACGCTCTTCAATGCGAGCATGACACGCGAAAGCTCGCCGCCTGAGGCGACCTTGCGCAGCGGGCGCAACTCCTCGCCTGGGTTGGCCGAAAAGAGGAACTCGACTGAGTCGACTCCGGTCGGGGTCAGGCCGACGGGATGTCGATGAGTGAGGTCAGAAGGGTGAAGGCTGGAATCCGGATTTCCAGGCGCTCCCGTTTCTCTTTTCTCTTCTGACTTCTGACTCATGTTGACTGTGAGCTGCGCCTTGCCGAGTCCCAGGGCCTCGAACTCGCTGCTCAGCCGTTGTTCGAGCTCGGACTTGGCCTTCTTGCGTTTGCGGGACAGCGATCCGGCGCGAGCCATCAGGTCCTGTTCGATGGCGGTCAGTTCCGCCGTCAACTCTTCCCGGTGCGAGTCTCCGCCTGCGATTGAGTCGAGTTCGGTCTTGAGCCGTGCTTCCAGGGATGCAAGCTCGTCGGCGTGCAGTCCGTACTTACGCTCCAGCCTCTCAATCAGGAAGAGGCGTGTGTTGACCTCGTCCATCCGCTCCGGCGAGAACTCGATGGACTCGCGGTAGCGGACCAGTTCGCGCCACAGGTCGTCGGCACCGGCTTTGGCATCCTCCAGCAGCGCTCGGCGCTCAGCCAGTTTGGGGTCGAGGTCGGCGAGTTCCCCCAGCGTCTTGCCGGCGACGCCAAGCATACCGATGATGGAGCCTTCCTGTTCCGAGAGCAGCTCTTCGAGTTGCCGCGCAAGGGTGAATCTCCGTTCCGCCGTTTGCAGCAGGTCCCGCTCGCGGCTCAGTTCCTCGCGTTCGCCGGGCTTCACCTGCGCGCCGCTCAGCTCTTTGAACTGGAACTCGGTCAGGTCGCGTCGGGCCGTGCGCTCGGCGAGTTCCTTTTCGAGGCGCGCGAGCTCGGCCGACTTCTCTTCGAAGGCGCGGAACCGCTCGCCAAAGTCGGAGCGCTCGGGATTGAGCCCCGCGTACTCATCCAGGATGTCGAGGTGGACCTCCGGCTTCAGCAGCAACTGGTGCTGGTGCTGTCCGTGCAGGTCAACGAGGCGGTCGCCGAGCTTCTGCAAGGCGGCGACCGTGATGCCTGAGTCGTTCGCGTAGGCCGCGCCGCGGCCGTTTCGTTCGGTGCGCCGGCGCAGCATGAGCAAGGGCAGACCCTCCTCGGCCGGCGGTATTCCCAATTCCGAGCATTCGCCGGCCAGCCTCTTGTCTACCTCGAATCGGCCCTCGACCTGTGCGGTGTCGGCGCCGGTGC
This bacterium DNA region includes the following protein-coding sequences:
- a CDS encoding CDP-alcohol phosphatidyltransferase family protein encodes the protein MTDHSSAPSEQGKNGHTTASRIVTVPNILSVSRIVLLPVVLLLLFKRQNAAAVAIMTVSWCTDALDGYLARKLKQVSNLGRVLDHLVDKVWVGSVLVTLMFLRNLPFFLAAAVILRDLLILAGSGVIMRYKGSFVSSDVVGKITGCTFALMIVFYTLEVPALMKYKSAVDSVVTVLVVVSFLNYVTLFLRRMGRFRLPGEESQ
- the recN gene encoding DNA repair protein RecN; its protein translation is MLSEIRIKNYALIDDLTVEFSPGLNVLSGETGAGKSIILGALTLLLGDKPDADMIRTGADTAQVEGRFEVDKRLAGECSELGIPPAEEGLPLLMLRRRTERNGRGAAYANDSGITVAALQKLGDRLVDLHGQHQHQLLLKPEVHLDILDEYAGLNPERSDFGERFRAFEEKSAELARLEKELAERTARRDLTEFQFKELSGAQVKPGEREELSRERDLLQTAERRFTLARQLEELLSEQEGSIIGMLGVAGKTLGELADLDPKLAERRALLEDAKAGADDLWRELVRYRESIEFSPERMDEVNTRLFLIERLERKYGLHADELASLEARLKTELDSIAGGDSHREELTAELTAIEQDLMARAGSLSRKRKKAKSELEQRLSSEFEALGLGKAQLTVNMSQKSEEKRETGAPGNPDSSLHPSDLTHRHPVGLTPTGVDSVEFLFSANPGEELRPLRKVASGGELSRVMLALKSVLSQADPVPTLVFDEIDVGIGGKVAESVGRRLARLAKTHQVICITHLPQIAKYAERHLLVAKSVRGNRTTSSIRALDADARVEELARMTSGTTVTKAGLAHAREMLESAGSRRD